One window of Halopseudomonas maritima genomic DNA carries:
- a CDS encoding glutathione S-transferase N-terminal domain-containing protein has protein sequence MGVTANKRSSMAFFSDPLDHYCHRVRIVLAEKGVTVDVVDVEPGDYPQELAENNPYNSVPTLLDRDLVLYEPNIMMEYLDERFPHPPLLPVYPVARANSRLLMYRVQRDWCRLVDIIVDPKSAAAEVTRARKELRESLTGVAPVFAEMPFFMSEEFSLVDCCIAPILWRLPQLGVELPKQAKPLQDYMERIFQREGFIASLSPAERDMQ, from the coding sequence ATGGGCGTTACCGCCAACAAGCGTTCTTCCATGGCGTTTTTCTCTGACCCGCTGGATCACTACTGCCATCGGGTCAGAATTGTGCTGGCGGAAAAGGGCGTCACAGTCGATGTAGTCGATGTTGAGCCTGGTGATTACCCCCAGGAGCTGGCCGAGAATAATCCCTACAACAGCGTTCCCACGTTGCTTGATCGTGACCTTGTGCTCTATGAGCCGAATATCATGATGGAGTATCTGGACGAGCGTTTTCCGCACCCGCCGTTGCTGCCGGTCTATCCGGTGGCGCGCGCCAACAGCCGACTGCTGATGTATCGCGTGCAGCGCGATTGGTGTCGTCTGGTGGATATCATTGTTGACCCCAAGAGCGCTGCTGCCGAGGTGACTCGCGCGCGCAAGGAGTTGCGCGAAAGTCTGACCGGCGTTGCGCCGGTATTCGCCGAGATGCCGTTTTTCATGAGCGAGGAGTTCAGCCTGGTGGACTGCTGCATCGCCCCGATCCTCTGGCGTCTGCCGCAGCTGGGGGTAGAGCTGCCCAAGCAGGCCAAGCCGCTGCAGGACTACATGGAGCGCATTTTCCAGCGTGAGGGCTTTATCGCCAGCTTGTCGCCGGCCGAGCGGGATATGCAGTAA
- a CDS encoding cytochrome c1 — translation MKKQLIALMFALVPALASAAGGSGYHLDEANIDLTDKAALQDGARTFVNYCMGCHAAQYQRYERVATDLGIPEQLMLDNLVFTEGTLIGDHMKNGMRGEDAKKWFGAAPPDLTLVARVRGTDWLYTYLRTFYEDPSRPLGANNKVFPNVGMPNVLAELQGRQVIGCKAMPVKDEHGSIMRDTLSGDIIKDEQCDVLTVVPDTGTQTEEEFDTTVRNLVTFLAYSADPIKLERHRIGVYVLLYLAFLFVFAYLLKREYWRDVH, via the coding sequence ATGAAAAAACAACTGATTGCCCTGATGTTTGCACTGGTACCGGCGTTGGCTTCGGCCGCCGGTGGCAGTGGCTACCACTTGGATGAGGCCAACATCGACCTGACCGACAAGGCCGCTCTGCAGGATGGTGCGCGTACCTTCGTCAACTACTGCATGGGCTGCCACGCCGCGCAGTATCAGCGCTACGAGCGTGTGGCGACTGATTTGGGTATCCCGGAGCAGTTGATGCTGGACAACCTGGTCTTCACTGAAGGCACCTTGATCGGTGACCACATGAAGAACGGCATGCGTGGTGAGGATGCCAAGAAGTGGTTTGGTGCGGCGCCGCCGGATCTGACCCTGGTAGCGCGTGTACGCGGTACCGACTGGCTGTACACCTACTTGCGTACCTTCTACGAAGATCCTTCGCGTCCGCTGGGTGCCAACAACAAGGTGTTCCCGAACGTGGGTATGCCGAACGTGCTGGCCGAGCTGCAGGGTCGCCAGGTGATCGGCTGTAAGGCGATGCCGGTGAAGGATGAGCATGGCAGCATCATGCGTGACACCCTGAGCGGCGACATCATCAAGGATGAGCAGTGTGATGTGCTGACGGTTGTGCCGGACACCGGTACTCAGACCGAGGAAGAGTTCGATACCACGGTGCGTAACCTGGTGACCTTCCTGGCCTATTCGGCTGACCCGATCAAGCTGGAGCGTCATCGTATCGGTGTCTACGTGCTGCTGTACCTGGCCTTCCTGTTTGTGTTCGCTTACTTGCTCAAGCGCGAATACTGGCGGGATGTCCATTGA
- the petA gene encoding ubiquinol-cytochrome c reductase iron-sulfur subunit, whose protein sequence is MSNDGVNSGRRRFLVAATSVVGAAGAVGAATPFVGAWFPSARAKAAGAPVKVNISKIELGQQIVVEWRGQPVFVSHRTPEAIALLDETDSIVADPQSEASSQPEYVDGKTRAIKPEILVVMGVCTHLGCSPLFKPEVAAADMGADWKGGYFCPCHGSHYDMSGRVHKGQPAPLNLPVPPYSYESDDVIVVGVDQESA, encoded by the coding sequence ATGAGTAATGACGGCGTGAATAGTGGCCGGCGTCGCTTCCTGGTGGCCGCCACGAGTGTGGTCGGTGCCGCCGGAGCAGTGGGGGCCGCAACCCCCTTCGTGGGGGCCTGGTTCCCCAGCGCCCGAGCCAAGGCGGCAGGTGCGCCGGTGAAGGTAAATATCAGCAAGATCGAGCTGGGGCAGCAGATCGTAGTGGAATGGCGCGGTCAGCCCGTGTTCGTTTCCCATCGAACGCCCGAAGCCATCGCGCTGCTGGATGAAACCGACTCCATCGTTGCGGACCCTCAGTCCGAAGCATCCAGCCAGCCGGAATACGTTGATGGCAAGACGCGCGCCATCAAGCCCGAAATTCTGGTGGTGATGGGTGTTTGTACCCACCTGGGTTGCTCTCCGCTGTTCAAGCCGGAAGTGGCAGCCGCCGACATGGGTGCTGACTGGAAGGGTGGTTACTTCTGCCCCTGTCACGGTTCCCACTATGACATGTCCGGTCGTGTCCACAAGGGGCAGCCTGCGCCTCTGAACCTGCCGGTTCCGCCATATTCTTATGAGTCTGATGACGTGATCGTGGTCGGCGTGGATCAGGAGAGCGCGTGA
- a CDS encoding cytochrome b — protein MNKLMQWVNERMSVTQVMEDHLTKYYAPKNFNFFYFFGSLAMLVLVNQLVTGIWLTMSYEPSADGAFASVEYIMRDVEYGWLLRYLHSTGASAFFVVIYLHMLRGLMYGSYQKPRELIWLFGMLIYLVLMGEAFMGYLLPWGQMSYWGAQVIISLFGAIPFIGPDLAQWVRGDFLISGITLNRFFALHVIALPIVLLGLVVLHIIALHEVGSNNPDGIDIKKYKDENGKPLDGIAFHPYYTVKDIVGVVVFLFVFCSIVFFFPEMGGYFLEKPNFEIANQLKTPDHIAPVWYFTPFYAILRAVPSIAGSAFPGVLAMGAAIAILFVLPWLDRSPVRSIRYKGWMSKLWLVIFCVCFVVLGVLGAIPSTPIRTLLSQICTVLYFAFFFLMPFYTRMEKTKPVPERVTG, from the coding sequence ATGAACAAGCTGATGCAGTGGGTCAACGAGCGGATGTCCGTCACTCAGGTGATGGAAGATCACCTGACCAAGTACTACGCCCCCAAGAACTTCAACTTCTTCTATTTCTTTGGCTCGCTGGCCATGCTGGTGCTGGTTAACCAGCTGGTTACCGGTATCTGGCTGACCATGAGCTACGAGCCGTCTGCTGATGGTGCTTTTGCTTCCGTCGAGTACATCATGCGTGATGTCGAGTACGGCTGGCTGCTGCGCTACCTGCACTCTACCGGCGCCTCGGCGTTCTTCGTCGTTATCTACCTGCACATGCTGCGTGGTCTGATGTACGGCTCTTATCAGAAGCCGCGTGAGCTGATCTGGCTGTTCGGTATGTTGATCTATCTGGTGCTGATGGGTGAGGCCTTCATGGGCTACCTGCTGCCCTGGGGTCAGATGTCCTACTGGGGTGCCCAGGTAATTATCTCGCTGTTTGGTGCCATTCCGTTCATTGGTCCGGACCTGGCCCAGTGGGTGCGTGGTGACTTCCTGATCTCCGGTATCACCCTGAACCGCTTCTTCGCGCTGCACGTTATTGCGCTGCCGATCGTGTTGCTGGGCCTGGTTGTGCTGCACATCATTGCGCTGCACGAGGTTGGCTCCAACAACCCTGACGGTATCGATATCAAGAAGTACAAGGACGAGAACGGCAAGCCGCTGGACGGCATCGCCTTCCACCCGTACTACACCGTCAAGGACATTGTCGGCGTGGTGGTCTTCCTGTTTGTGTTCTGCTCCATCGTGTTTTTCTTCCCGGAGATGGGTGGTTACTTCCTGGAGAAGCCGAACTTCGAGATCGCTAACCAGCTGAAGACGCCTGACCACATTGCTCCGGTCTGGTACTTCACGCCGTTCTACGCGATCTTGCGCGCTGTTCCTTCCATTGCGGGTTCTGCCTTCCCGGGCGTGCTGGCGATGGGTGCAGCAATCGCGATTCTGTTTGTGTTGCCCTGGCTGGACCGTAGCCCGGTTCGCTCCATCCGCTACAAAGGCTGGATGAGCAAGCTGTGGCTGGTGATCTTCTGTGTCTGCTTCGTTGTGCTGGGTGTGCTGGGTGCTATCCCGTCCACGCCGATTCGCACGCTGCTGTCCCAGATTTGCACCGTTCTGTATTTCGCCTTCTTCTTCCTGATGCCGTTCTACACCCGGATGGAGAAGACCAAACCGGTTCCGGAGAGGGTTACTGGATAA